A genomic stretch from Bradyrhizobium sp. 195 includes:
- a CDS encoding intradiol ring-cleavage dioxygenase has product MRNFNENTITEAVLERIKDATDPRIKEISEALVRHLHAFVREVRPTQKEWEYGIDFLTRTGHMCDDKRQEFILLSDTLGVSMLVDAINHPVPAGATETTVLGPFFVQAAPEKDSGADISGPMEGDPMLVTGSVSTVDGKPLVGAVVDVWHSDDDGYYDVQQLDAIGDLAMRARFHTDASGRFHFWSIKPAAYPVPHDGPVGQMLEAQGRHPWRPAHVHFMISAPGFEQLVTHVFIAGDQYLDSDVVFGVKDSLIREFVHQPAGRAPDGRMVERDYFHLNYDFGLKQVASNARAA; this is encoded by the coding sequence ATGCGCAATTTCAACGAGAACACGATCACCGAAGCGGTGCTGGAGCGAATCAAGGACGCGACCGATCCGCGCATCAAAGAGATTAGCGAGGCTCTGGTGCGCCACCTGCACGCCTTCGTCCGCGAGGTGCGTCCGACGCAGAAGGAATGGGAATACGGCATCGATTTCCTGACCCGCACCGGGCACATGTGCGACGACAAGCGCCAGGAATTCATCCTGCTGTCCGATACGCTCGGCGTCTCCATGCTGGTCGATGCGATCAACCACCCAGTGCCGGCGGGTGCAACCGAGACCACGGTGCTCGGCCCGTTCTTCGTCCAGGCCGCGCCGGAAAAGGACAGCGGTGCCGACATCTCCGGCCCGATGGAGGGCGATCCGATGCTGGTTACCGGCTCGGTTTCCACCGTGGACGGAAAGCCGCTCGTGGGCGCCGTCGTGGACGTCTGGCATTCCGACGATGACGGCTATTACGATGTGCAGCAACTCGACGCCATCGGCGATCTCGCGATGCGCGCGCGCTTCCACACTGACGCGAGCGGCAGATTCCATTTCTGGTCGATCAAGCCGGCCGCCTACCCCGTCCCGCATGACGGCCCGGTCGGCCAGATGCTGGAGGCGCAGGGCCGTCATCCCTGGCGCCCGGCGCATGTGCATTTCATGATCTCGGCGCCCGGCTTCGAACAGCTCGTGACCCATGTGTTCATCGCCGGCGACCAGTATCTCGACAGCGACGTGGTGTTCGGCGTCAAGGACAGCCTGATCCGGGAGTTCGTCCACCAGCCCGCCGGCCGTGCGCCGGATGGTCGCATGGTGGAGCGCGACTATTTCCACCTCAATTACGATTTCGGCCTGAAGCAGGTCGCGAGCAACGCAAGAGCCGCTTAG
- a CDS encoding NAD(P)-dependent oxidoreductase codes for MTDTSKNIAFIGIGKMGLPMSVLVAKAGYTVTAFDQSTARLDEARAQGISIAASPAEAVKGKSAVITSLPDDTALCGALLGPAGLIAAMAPGAILIETSTVSVDASNEVATAAQAHGIAYLRAPVSGNASIVHTGALTCFVSGPKDAFENAKPLFAAFTRAQTYLGPAEEARYAKLSVNLMIAVSAAMMAESLALARKGGIAWQDILKVLDDSAVASPMVKYKTAPLRSRDFESTFSCKQMAKDLDLILGAGHAVGVPLQLAAQVRETYGSLVAQGDGDTDFIATVKHLERLSGLGEPKL; via the coding sequence ATGACAGATACTTCGAAAAACATCGCTTTCATCGGGATCGGCAAGATGGGTCTGCCGATGTCGGTGCTCGTCGCCAAGGCCGGCTACACCGTTACCGCATTCGATCAGAGCACGGCGCGGCTCGATGAGGCTCGCGCACAGGGCATTTCGATTGCGGCATCGCCGGCCGAGGCCGTGAAGGGCAAGTCCGCCGTCATCACGTCCCTGCCCGATGACACGGCCCTGTGCGGCGCGCTGCTCGGCCCCGCCGGCCTCATCGCCGCGATGGCGCCTGGAGCGATCTTGATCGAGACCAGCACCGTGAGCGTTGACGCTTCCAACGAAGTTGCGACCGCCGCGCAGGCACACGGCATCGCTTATCTTCGTGCGCCGGTCTCCGGCAATGCCAGCATCGTTCATACGGGCGCGCTGACCTGCTTCGTCTCGGGGCCGAAGGACGCCTTCGAGAACGCAAAGCCGCTGTTCGCCGCCTTCACCCGCGCGCAGACCTATCTCGGGCCGGCCGAGGAAGCGCGCTACGCAAAGCTCTCGGTCAATCTGATGATCGCCGTGTCGGCGGCGATGATGGCCGAGAGCCTGGCACTGGCGCGCAAGGGCGGCATCGCCTGGCAGGACATCTTGAAGGTGCTCGACGACAGCGCAGTGGCTTCGCCGATGGTGAAGTACAAGACCGCACCGCTGCGCAGCCGCGATTTCGAGTCCACCTTCTCCTGCAAGCAGATGGCCAAGGATCTCGACCTCATCCTCGGCGCCGGCCACGCTGTCGGCGTGCCGCTGCAGCTCGCAGCGCAGGTGCGCGAGACCTATGGCTCGCTGGTCGCACAAGGCGATGGCGACACCGACTTCATCGCGACGGTCAAGCACCTCGAACGGCTATCCGGCCTCGGCGAGCCCAAACTCTGA
- a CDS encoding amidohydrolase family protein yields MQRTLIKSATVISMDDAIGDLATGDVLVEGSRIVEVRPSIDFGSGAADTEIVDGKGRIVIPGLINAHMHTWQTGLRGYAANWTLLEYFRRMHAGLATVFRPEDIHIATLVGALNQINCGTTTLVDWCHNNPTPDHTDAAVRGLIESGIRAAFFHGSPKPEPKPGEPHFSEVPHPRREVERLLAGPLADRDGLVTLGLAILGPHYSTLDVAMHDFRMARELKLIASMHQGGGPAKTPGGWEKLIAAGLVGAGINIVHGNDLADDLLDRMVDLGVSFSVTPENEMIQGHGFPITGRLLKRGVRPTIGIDLESILAGDLFSAARIALSMQRSLDNADTRKVSGAIPATTTIPVREALRWITTEGAHMLGREHQIGSLTPGKLADLVIINASDLNLVPVHDPVATVVMQTSLANIEAVMIGGAWKKRNGQLLVDGLETKKELLAQSGRRLVQDIERQGRAA; encoded by the coding sequence ATGCAGCGCACGCTGATCAAATCAGCCACCGTCATCAGCATGGATGACGCGATTGGCGATCTCGCGACCGGCGACGTGCTGGTCGAGGGCAGCCGCATCGTCGAGGTGCGGCCATCGATCGATTTCGGCAGCGGCGCGGCCGACACCGAGATTGTCGACGGCAAGGGCCGCATCGTCATTCCCGGCCTGATCAACGCGCATATGCACACCTGGCAGACGGGCTTGCGCGGCTATGCCGCGAACTGGACGCTGCTGGAATATTTCCGCCGCATGCATGCCGGCCTCGCCACGGTATTCCGGCCCGAGGACATCCATATCGCCACCCTCGTCGGCGCGCTGAACCAGATCAATTGCGGCACCACCACGCTGGTCGACTGGTGCCACAACAATCCGACCCCCGATCACACTGACGCTGCCGTGCGCGGCCTGATCGAGAGCGGCATTCGCGCCGCCTTTTTCCACGGCTCGCCGAAACCTGAGCCGAAGCCGGGCGAGCCGCATTTCTCGGAGGTGCCGCATCCGCGCCGCGAGGTCGAGCGGCTGCTTGCAGGCCCCCTCGCCGATCGCGATGGCCTCGTCACATTGGGGCTCGCCATTCTCGGCCCGCATTATTCGACCCTCGACGTCGCCATGCATGACTTCCGCATGGCGCGGGAGCTGAAGCTGATCGCCTCCATGCATCAGGGCGGCGGACCGGCCAAGACTCCAGGCGGCTGGGAGAAGCTGATTGCGGCCGGCCTCGTCGGCGCGGGCATCAACATCGTCCATGGCAACGATCTGGCTGATGATCTGCTCGACCGGATGGTCGATCTCGGCGTGTCCTTCTCGGTGACGCCAGAGAACGAGATGATCCAGGGCCACGGCTTCCCGATTACCGGACGCCTGTTGAAGCGTGGCGTCCGCCCGACGATCGGCATTGACCTCGAATCCATCCTGGCCGGCGATCTCTTCTCCGCGGCCCGCATCGCGCTGTCGATGCAGCGGTCGCTCGACAATGCGGACACACGCAAAGTGAGTGGCGCCATTCCGGCAACGACCACGATCCCCGTCCGCGAGGCCCTGCGCTGGATCACGACGGAAGGCGCCCACATGCTCGGTCGCGAGCATCAGATCGGATCGCTGACGCCGGGCAAGCTCGCCGACCTCGTCATCATCAACGCCTCCGACCTCAACCTTGTCCCGGTGCACGATCCGGTTGCGACCGTCGTGATGCAGACGAGCCTCGCGAATATCGAGGCCGTGATGATCGGTGGCGCCTGGAAGAAACGGAATGGCCAATTGCTGGTTGACGGGCTGGAAACGAAGAAAGAGCTGCTGGCGCAATCCGGCCGGCGGCTGGTGCAGGACATCGAACGACAGGGACGCGCCGCCTGA
- a CDS encoding maleylacetate reductase yields the protein MIGSFTFENLPCRVVFGSGTLANAKAEVERFGGTRALVLTTPQQEAQGKNLGAALGALYAGIFPGATMHTPVDVTERALAAMKASDADCVVSLGGGSTTGLGKALALRTGVNQLCIATTYAGSEMTPIVGQTENGLKTTVRDAAILPETVIYDVDLTLTLPVSLAATSGINAIAHAVEALYARDTNPVTSLMAEEGIRALARALPAIAAKSDDREARTEALYGAWLCGVCLGTVGMALHHKLCHTLGGTFDLPHAETHTIVLPHALAYNAPAVPDAMARISRAIGSADASQGLYDLAKRLGAKLALRDVGMPESGIDKAAELAVTNAYWNPRPLDRNAIRDLIARAWAGEPPAATKAAA from the coding sequence ATGATCGGTTCGTTCACCTTCGAAAACCTGCCCTGCCGCGTCGTGTTCGGCAGCGGAACGCTGGCGAACGCGAAGGCCGAAGTTGAACGGTTCGGCGGCACCCGCGCGCTGGTGCTGACGACGCCGCAGCAGGAGGCGCAGGGCAAGAATCTTGGTGCCGCGCTCGGCGCGCTCTATGCCGGCATCTTTCCCGGCGCCACCATGCATACGCCGGTCGATGTCACGGAACGCGCGCTTGCGGCCATGAAGGCGTCCGATGCCGATTGCGTCGTCTCGCTCGGCGGCGGTTCGACCACGGGTCTCGGCAAGGCGCTGGCCTTGCGCACCGGCGTCAACCAGCTCTGCATCGCCACCACCTATGCCGGCTCGGAAATGACGCCGATCGTCGGCCAGACCGAGAACGGGTTGAAGACCACGGTGCGCGATGCGGCGATCCTGCCCGAGACCGTGATCTACGATGTCGATCTTACCCTGACGCTGCCGGTGAGCTTAGCCGCAACATCCGGCATCAACGCGATCGCCCACGCCGTCGAGGCGCTGTATGCGCGCGACACCAATCCGGTGACCTCGCTGATGGCGGAAGAAGGCATCCGCGCGCTCGCGCGCGCCCTGCCCGCGATCGCCGCCAAGTCCGACGACCGCGAGGCCCGCACCGAGGCGCTCTATGGGGCCTGGCTGTGCGGCGTCTGCCTCGGCACCGTCGGCATGGCGCTTCATCACAAGCTCTGCCACACGCTCGGCGGCACTTTTGATCTGCCGCACGCCGAGACCCACACCATCGTGCTGCCGCACGCGCTGGCCTACAACGCACCGGCGGTGCCGGACGCGATGGCGCGGATCTCGCGCGCAATCGGCTCGGCGGATGCATCACAGGGGCTCTACGACCTTGCCAAGCGACTGGGCGCGAAACTTGCGCTGCGCGACGTCGGCATGCCCGAAAGCGGGATCGACAAGGCGGCCGAGCTTGCTGTGACGAATGCCTACTGGAACCCGCGTCCGCTCGACCGCAATGCCATCCGCGACCTGATCGCACGCGCCTGGGCCGGCGAGCCGCCGGCCGCGACCAAAGCGGCGGCGTGA
- a CDS encoding Dabb family protein, producing MSGPIRHIVMWRLRGETSEERSAARVKVKTLFEGLKGRIDGLTHIEVGMDVSAVDYACDVVLFSEFTDQAALAAYANHPEHLRVREALGDLRIGRFQVDYPIKETGA from the coding sequence ATGTCGGGCCCGATCAGGCACATCGTGATGTGGCGGCTGCGCGGGGAGACCTCCGAGGAGCGCTCCGCCGCCCGGGTCAAGGTCAAGACCCTGTTCGAGGGCCTCAAGGGCCGGATCGACGGCCTCACCCATATCGAAGTCGGCATGGACGTCAGCGCAGTCGATTACGCCTGCGACGTGGTCCTGTTCTCCGAATTCACCGACCAGGCCGCGCTCGCCGCCTATGCCAACCATCCGGAACATCTGCGCGTACGCGAGGCGCTGGGTGACTTGCGGATCGGGCGCTTCCAGGTCGATTATCCCATCAAAGAGACCGGCGCATGA
- a CDS encoding LysR family transcriptional regulator, with protein MDRLLQLEVFSKTAELGSLSKAAEILRMSNAAASRHLSALEERLAVRLIERNTRRQWLTEAGQELLQRCSTLLNELAEAEDAVSDRALSPKGMLRVTSSLSFAMIYLAPMLPAFRALYPDLSVQIISANRYLDFIEAGIDVAIRTREHEPDSNIIVRRIGQMHRVLAAAPSYLEKHGRPEHPTDLTRHNMLIYNLANDPYSLRLSQGSTTQTVRIAPTLDSNDGQIICGAARAGLGILIQPLYIVQADIAAGRLVPVLMGWELPLLTMNIAYQNRVRLPAKIRVFSDFLVGYIREHSQPGIWIDPAK; from the coding sequence ATGGACCGGCTGCTCCAACTCGAGGTCTTCTCCAAAACCGCCGAACTCGGCAGTCTTTCGAAAGCTGCCGAAATTCTGCGGATGTCGAACGCGGCCGCGAGCCGCCATCTCAGTGCGCTGGAGGAGCGGCTTGCCGTCCGGCTGATCGAGCGCAACACGCGGCGGCAATGGCTGACCGAAGCCGGGCAGGAGCTGCTGCAGCGTTGCAGCACGCTCTTGAACGAGCTCGCCGAAGCCGAGGACGCCGTCTCCGACCGCGCGCTGTCGCCGAAGGGCATGCTGCGCGTGACGTCTTCGCTGTCCTTCGCGATGATCTATCTGGCGCCGATGCTGCCCGCCTTCCGCGCGCTCTATCCAGATCTCAGCGTGCAGATCATCAGCGCCAACCGCTATCTCGACTTCATCGAAGCCGGCATCGACGTCGCGATCCGCACGCGCGAGCACGAGCCGGATTCCAACATCATCGTCCGCCGCATCGGCCAGATGCATCGTGTGCTCGCGGCAGCTCCCTCCTACCTGGAGAAGCACGGCCGGCCGGAGCATCCTACCGATCTCACCCGCCACAACATGCTGATCTACAATCTCGCCAACGATCCCTATTCGCTGCGGCTGAGCCAGGGCAGCACGACGCAGACGGTCCGGATCGCGCCGACGCTCGACAGCAATGACGGCCAGATCATCTGTGGTGCAGCCCGCGCAGGGCTCGGCATCCTGATCCAGCCGCTCTATATCGTTCAAGCCGATATCGCCGCCGGCCGGCTGGTGCCGGTCCTGATGGGCTGGGAATTGCCGCTGCTCACCATGAACATCGCCTATCAAAACCGCGTCAGGCTGCCCGCCAAGATCAGGGTCTTCTCCGACTTCCTGGTCGGCTATATTCGCGAGCATTCGCAGCCGGGGATCTGGATCGATCCGGCGAAGTAA
- the xylB gene encoding xylulokinase, whose product MYLGIDLGTSAVKTVLVDDAQRVIASESRPLTTASPQAGYYEQDPAQWIDAAFATLDALKATHPGELAAVEGIGLSGQMHGATLLDASLRPLRPCILWNDGRAALECRILELRWPALRATTGNKAMPGFTAPKLLWIAAHEPDIFAALRLVLLPKAYLRLVLSGEAIEDVSDASGSLWLDAARRDWSDAALAASGLSRDHMPRLVEGCAPATTLRSELARRWGMTGQPIIAGGAGDNPAGAVGIGAIRPGTAFVSLGTSGALLAPTDRIAANPDRIVHTFCHAIPGMWIQAGAILSAASCLAWIARLFGVTEAELLAPLGSRPQAPSPVSFLPYLAGERTPHDDPVVRGMLDGLSHGTDREMIGQAVLEGVAFALSDCRDALASAGIAIAEADVIGGGSRSPFWLSVLANVLNVPVHRFAGGETGAAFGAARLGRLAVTGEAIDVVCTRPQRIETFEPDAGLTDAYAERLPAWRELYRPRY is encoded by the coding sequence ATGTATCTCGGCATCGATCTCGGCACCTCCGCGGTCAAGACCGTTCTCGTCGACGATGCCCAGCGCGTAATTGCAAGCGAGAGCCGGCCGCTGACGACGGCTTCGCCGCAGGCCGGCTACTATGAGCAGGATCCCGCGCAGTGGATCGATGCGGCCTTCGCCACGCTGGACGCCCTGAAGGCAACGCATCCCGGCGAGCTGGCGGCAGTCGAAGGCATTGGACTGTCCGGCCAGATGCACGGCGCCACGCTGCTCGATGCGAGCTTGCGACCCTTGCGGCCCTGCATCCTCTGGAACGACGGACGCGCGGCCCTTGAGTGTCGTATCCTGGAGCTGCGCTGGCCCGCGTTGCGTGCGACGACGGGCAACAAGGCGATGCCGGGTTTCACCGCGCCGAAGCTGCTCTGGATCGCGGCGCATGAGCCTGACATTTTTGCAGCGTTAAGGCTCGTTCTGTTGCCAAAAGCCTATTTGCGCCTGGTGCTATCAGGCGAGGCCATCGAGGACGTCTCGGATGCATCGGGATCGCTGTGGCTCGACGCCGCGCGCCGGGACTGGTCGGACGCAGCACTGGCCGCGAGCGGCCTGTCGCGCGATCACATGCCGCGTCTCGTCGAGGGATGCGCGCCCGCAACGACCCTGCGCAGCGAGCTGGCGCGGCGTTGGGGCATGACGGGGCAGCCGATCATTGCGGGCGGCGCGGGGGACAATCCGGCAGGGGCCGTCGGCATCGGTGCGATCCGGCCAGGAACCGCCTTCGTGTCGCTGGGAACTTCGGGTGCCTTGCTGGCACCGACCGACAGGATTGCCGCAAACCCTGATCGCATCGTACACACGTTCTGCCACGCCATTCCCGGCATGTGGATTCAGGCTGGTGCGATCCTCTCGGCCGCCTCCTGCCTCGCCTGGATCGCTCGCTTGTTCGGCGTCACCGAGGCCGAGTTGCTGGCGCCGCTTGGATCGCGCCCGCAGGCGCCATCGCCGGTGAGCTTCCTGCCTTATCTCGCGGGTGAGCGGACGCCGCACGACGATCCCGTCGTGCGCGGCATGCTCGATGGTTTGAGCCACGGCACCGATCGCGAGATGATCGGGCAGGCGGTGCTCGAAGGCGTTGCTTTCGCGCTATCCGATTGCCGCGACGCACTCGCGAGTGCCGGCATTGCGATCGCGGAAGCGGATGTCATTGGCGGTGGATCGCGATCCCCGTTCTGGCTCTCGGTGCTGGCAAACGTGCTGAATGTTCCAGTCCATCGCTTTGCCGGGGGTGAGACCGGCGCGGCGTTCGGTGCGGCGAGATTGGGGCGGCTTGCTGTCACCGGTGAGGCAATCGATGTCGTATGCACGCGGCCGCAGCGCATCGAGACGTTCGAACCTGACGCCGGGCTGACGGATGCTTATGCCGAGCGGCTTCCCGCGTGGCGCGAACTGTATCGGCCGCGCTACTAG
- a CDS encoding sugar ABC transporter ATP-binding protein, producing MNDPILEMRGVSKSFFGIKALRAVDLTVYAGEVHALMGENGAGKSTLMKILSGAYRPDPGGEIRIEGHPVRIEGPLGGRNAGISIIYQELSLAPNLSVAENIYLGREISRSGMLARGVMREGVGPILKRLGADFLPSTLVAHLSMGQRQLVEIARALHARSKILIMDEPTTALSAGESARLFALIRQLRAEGLAIIYISHRMDEVYALGDRVTVLRDGRLVGSLDKQDIRADTIVRLMVGRDVSSFYKKDHDPEAGRGHPVLAAIDMADGQRVKGCSLTVHAGEVVGLAGLIGAGRTELAHLMIGALPKTSGRLELEGRPVEIRSPGEALEAGIAYLTEDRKALGLFLDMSCLDNINLAVLARDAKLGWFLDRDKARERADRAFAGLSIRAANVAVPAGGLSGGNQQKLLLSRLLAIAPKVLILDEPTRGVDVGAKSEIYSIIDNLAKAGTAILVISSDLPEIIGICDRVVVMRAGRMAGEVTRGPNSPLTQEDIMALATGMEHLDA from the coding sequence ATGAACGATCCGATCCTCGAGATGCGCGGGGTCTCAAAATCCTTCTTTGGCATCAAAGCGCTGCGTGCCGTCGATCTCACTGTCTATGCCGGCGAAGTGCATGCCTTGATGGGCGAGAACGGCGCCGGCAAGTCGACGCTGATGAAGATCCTGTCCGGCGCCTACAGGCCTGATCCCGGCGGCGAGATCCGCATCGAAGGACACCCGGTGCGGATCGAAGGTCCGCTCGGCGGCCGCAACGCAGGCATCTCCATCATCTATCAGGAACTGTCGCTCGCCCCCAATCTCAGTGTCGCCGAGAATATTTATCTGGGACGCGAGATCTCGCGTTCGGGAATGCTGGCGCGCGGTGTCATGCGCGAGGGCGTCGGCCCCATCCTGAAACGGCTGGGCGCAGACTTCCTGCCATCGACGCTGGTGGCGCATCTCTCCATGGGCCAGCGGCAATTGGTCGAGATCGCGCGTGCGCTCCATGCGAGGTCAAAGATCCTGATCATGGACGAGCCGACCACGGCGCTGTCGGCCGGCGAGAGCGCGCGGCTGTTCGCGCTGATCCGCCAGCTTCGCGCCGAGGGCCTCGCTATCATCTACATCTCGCATCGGATGGACGAGGTCTACGCGCTCGGCGACCGCGTCACCGTGCTGCGCGACGGCAGGCTGGTCGGCTCGCTCGACAAGCAGGACATTCGCGCCGACACCATCGTGCGGCTGATGGTCGGGCGCGACGTCTCATCGTTCTACAAGAAGGACCACGATCCGGAGGCGGGGCGGGGACATCCCGTGCTCGCAGCGATCGATATGGCCGATGGTCAGCGCGTCAAGGGTTGCTCGCTCACCGTGCACGCGGGCGAGGTGGTAGGACTTGCCGGTCTGATCGGCGCCGGCCGCACCGAGCTTGCGCATCTCATGATCGGCGCGTTGCCCAAAACCTCCGGCCGGCTCGAGCTCGAGGGACGGCCGGTCGAGATCCGCAGCCCCGGTGAGGCGCTCGAGGCTGGGATCGCCTATCTGACCGAGGACCGCAAGGCGCTCGGCCTGTTCCTGGACATGTCATGTCTGGACAACATCAACCTCGCGGTGCTCGCGCGCGATGCGAAGCTCGGCTGGTTCCTGGATCGCGACAAGGCGCGCGAGCGCGCCGACAGGGCCTTCGCGGGGCTCAGCATCCGCGCCGCCAATGTCGCCGTCCCCGCAGGCGGGCTCTCCGGCGGCAATCAGCAGAAGCTGCTGCTGTCGCGGCTTCTCGCGATTGCACCAAAGGTGCTGATCCTCGACGAGCCGACGCGTGGCGTCGATGTCGGCGCCAAGTCGGAGATCTATTCGATCATCGACAATCTGGCCAAGGCGGGCACCGCCATCCTCGTCATCTCGTCCGATCTGCCTGAAATCATCGGCATCTGCGACCGGGTTGTCGTCATGCGTGCCGGGCGCATGGCCGGCGAGGTCACGCGAGGTCCCAATTCGCCGCTGACACAAGAAGACATCATGGCGCTTGCCACGGGGATGGAGCATCTGGATGCCTGA
- a CDS encoding ABC transporter permease subunit, whose amino-acid sequence MPDNGASQAQPAATTTANGAAAETKRQRVRMLIGALGMLPVLLILCIGFHFLSEGRFFTGQNLGIVLQQAAVNTVLAAGMTFVILTGGIDLSVGSILAASAMAGLTLSKLPELGMLWLPAALLTGLGFGIVNGALIALLRLPPFIVTLGSLTAVRGLARLLGADTTVFNPSIPYAFIGNGSLTLIPGVASIPWLSVIALLVILVSWLVLRRTVLGVHIYAVGGNESAARLAGIKVWAVLIFVYGISGLFAGLGGAMQAARLYAANGLQLGQSYELDAITAVILGGTSFVGGIGSIWGTLVGALIIAVLSNGLILVGVSDIWQYVIKGLVIIGAVALDRYRLQGSART is encoded by the coding sequence ATGCCTGACAATGGTGCTTCGCAGGCCCAGCCCGCCGCGACCACGACGGCCAACGGTGCCGCGGCCGAGACAAAGCGCCAGCGGGTGAGGATGCTGATCGGCGCACTCGGCATGCTCCCGGTGCTGCTGATTCTCTGCATCGGCTTCCATTTCCTGTCCGAGGGACGCTTCTTCACCGGACAAAATCTCGGCATCGTGTTGCAGCAGGCCGCAGTGAACACCGTGCTCGCCGCAGGCATGACCTTCGTCATCCTCACCGGCGGCATCGACCTCTCGGTCGGCTCGATCCTGGCGGCCTCAGCGATGGCCGGGTTGACGCTCTCCAAGCTGCCGGAGCTCGGAATGCTGTGGCTGCCGGCCGCGCTGCTCACCGGCCTGGGCTTCGGTATCGTCAACGGCGCGCTGATTGCGCTGCTCCGCCTGCCGCCTTTCATCGTCACGCTCGGCTCTCTCACCGCCGTGCGCGGCCTGGCGCGGCTGCTCGGCGCCGACACCACCGTTTTCAATCCCTCCATTCCCTATGCCTTCATCGGCAACGGCTCGCTCACGCTCATCCCCGGCGTCGCGTCGATCCCGTGGCTCTCGGTGATTGCCTTGCTCGTCATCCTGGTCTCGTGGCTGGTGCTGCGCCGGACCGTACTCGGCGTGCACATCTATGCGGTGGGCGGCAATGAAAGCGCCGCGCGGCTTGCCGGCATCAAGGTTTGGGCCGTCCTGATCTTCGTCTACGGCATCTCCGGGCTTTTCGCCGGGCTCGGCGGCGCGATGCAGGCGGCGCGACTCTATGCGGCCAACGGCCTGCAGCTCGGTCAATCCTACGAGCTCGATGCGATCACGGCCGTGATCCTGGGCGGGACCTCCTTCGTCGGCGGCATCGGTTCGATCTGGGGCACGCTGGTCGGTGCGCTGATCATCGCCGTGCTGTCGAACGGCCTGATCCTCGTCGGCGTTTCCGACATCTGGCAATACGTGATCAAGGGCCTGGTGATCATCGGCGCCGTCGCGCTCGATCGCTACCGGCTGCAAGGCTCTGCCAGAACGTGA
- a CDS encoding ABC transporter substrate-binding protein has protein sequence MLKTIMLAGAATALVLSTVPSSAKELKSIGVSLGSMGNPFFVALSKGAEFEAKKTNPNVKITTVGFEYDLGKQVTQIDNFIAAGVDLILLNPGDPKAIGPAIKKAQAAGIVVVAVDTAAEGADATVTTNNVQAGEISCQYIVDKLGGKGDVIIENGPQVSAVIDRVVGCKNVFSKNPAIKVLSNDQDGKGSREGGLTVAQGYLTRFPKIDAIFAINDPQAIGTDLAARQQNRSGIVITAVDGAPDIEAALKDPQSPQIQASASQDPFFMARRAVQVGVGILNGQKPASTVELLPSKLVTRDNVAQYKGWTSDRSQ, from the coding sequence ATGTTGAAGACGATCATGCTCGCCGGCGCCGCGACGGCGCTTGTTCTTAGCACCGTGCCGTCCTCGGCCAAGGAGCTCAAGTCGATCGGTGTCTCGCTGGGGTCGATGGGCAACCCGTTCTTCGTCGCACTGTCGAAGGGCGCCGAGTTCGAGGCCAAGAAGACCAATCCCAATGTGAAGATCACGACGGTCGGCTTCGAATACGATCTCGGCAAGCAGGTGACCCAGATCGACAATTTCATTGCCGCCGGTGTCGATCTGATCCTGTTGAACCCGGGCGATCCCAAGGCTATCGGGCCGGCGATCAAGAAGGCGCAAGCCGCAGGCATCGTCGTCGTTGCGGTCGATACCGCGGCCGAAGGCGCCGATGCGACGGTGACCACGAACAACGTCCAGGCCGGCGAGATCTCGTGCCAGTACATCGTCGACAAACTGGGCGGCAAGGGCGACGTCATCATCGAGAACGGGCCGCAAGTCTCCGCCGTGATCGATCGTGTCGTGGGCTGCAAGAACGTGTTCTCGAAGAATCCCGCCATCAAGGTGTTGTCCAACGACCAGGACGGCAAAGGCTCGCGCGAGGGCGGCCTCACCGTCGCGCAGGGCTATCTGACGCGTTTCCCCAAGATCGACGCCATCTTCGCCATCAACGATCCGCAGGCGATCGGCACCGATCTTGCGGCTCGCCAGCAGAACCGCAGCGGCATCGTCATCACTGCGGTCGATGGCGCGCCCGATATCGAAGCGGCGCTGAAAGATCCGCAATCGCCGCAGATCCAGGCCTCGGCTTCGCAGGACCCGTTCTTCATGGCGCGGCGGGCCGTGCAGGTCGGTGTCGGCATTCTCAATGGCCAGAAGCCGGCCTCGACCGTCGAGCTGCTGCCGTCCAAGCTCGTGACCAGGGACAACGTCGCCCAGTACAAGGGCTGGACCTCGGATCGCTCCCAGTAA